The following coding sequences are from one Devosia yakushimensis window:
- a CDS encoding LysR family transcriptional regulator: protein MTTPLDLDQLQSFCAIADCGSFTEAARRVNKTQSAVSMQIKRLEERLGQPLLTRDGRSVSLTHHGEALYARARRMLRTNAEILDHFSDGDLAGSIRFGVPDDYAVRLLPVILSSFQRTHPKIAVDVACMASEELLAGMKTGRYDLIVFTQGTDQNYGELFRTEKMFWVASHGGRALASEPLAIACGPACCIWRKDAMEALNRNGTDYRIAYTSSNATAISSAVLSDLAVGFLPESAMQPGMRVVSEDVGLPRLADAEIALMRASHAYGGIYDALANHIVHSMGNLDAVPVHADAAE from the coding sequence ATGACCACGCCCCTCGATCTCGACCAATTGCAGAGCTTCTGCGCCATTGCCGATTGCGGCAGCTTCACCGAGGCTGCCCGCCGGGTGAACAAGACCCAGTCGGCCGTATCGATGCAGATCAAGCGCCTCGAAGAGCGGCTGGGCCAGCCGCTTTTGACGCGGGACGGCCGTTCGGTGTCGCTGACCCATCACGGGGAAGCGCTCTATGCCAGGGCACGCCGCATGCTGCGCACCAATGCGGAAATTCTCGACCATTTCTCCGATGGCGACCTGGCGGGCTCGATCCGTTTCGGGGTGCCCGACGATTATGCCGTGCGCCTCTTGCCGGTGATCCTCTCCAGCTTCCAGCGCACTCATCCCAAGATCGCGGTGGATGTGGCCTGCATGGCTTCGGAGGAATTGCTGGCCGGCATGAAGACCGGGCGTTACGACCTCATCGTCTTCACCCAGGGCACTGACCAGAATTACGGCGAGCTGTTCCGTACCGAAAAGATGTTCTGGGTGGCCAGCCATGGCGGACGGGCTCTCGCCAGCGAGCCACTGGCCATTGCCTGCGGCCCGGCCTGCTGCATCTGGCGCAAGGACGCCATGGAAGCGCTGAACCGCAACGGCACCGATTACCGCATCGCCTACACCTCCTCCAATGCCACGGCCATTTCGAGCGCCGTGCTGTCCGACCTTGCGGTGGGGTTCCTCCCAGAAAGCGCGATGCAGCCGGGCATGCGTGTAGTCAGCGAGGATGTCGGCCTGCCGCGCCTGGCCGATGCCGAAATCGCGCTGATGCGGGCCAGCCACGCCTATGGCGGCATTTATGATGCCCTGGCCAATCATATCGTGCATTCCATGGGCAATCTCGACGCCGTCCCGGTGCATGCGGACGCGGCGGAGTAG